From one Lysinibacillus sp. G4S2 genomic stretch:
- a CDS encoding YkuS family protein — protein sequence MSRIIGVEQSLTNVEDALKAQGYEVIQLRTEEDAKKCDACVITGQDRDIMGISDPVLAGPVIDANGLSADEVLQRVDKYFH from the coding sequence ATGTCTAGAATAATTGGTGTGGAACAATCATTAACAAACGTTGAAGATGCTTTAAAAGCACAAGGTTATGAAGTTATTCAACTTCGTACTGAAGAAGATGCAAAAAAATGTGATGCCTGTGTAATCACTGGGCAGGACAGAGATATTATGGGTATTAGCGATCCTGTTCTGGCAGGGCCTGTTATTGATGCGAATGGTCTTTCTGCTGACGAAGTACTCCAACGTGTCGACAAATATTTCCACTAA
- a CDS encoding transmembrane Fragile-X-F protein produces MGVAEVLTIVLVVLKLTGVIAWSWWLVLLPAIISFSIYLLIFVVKIITVIITAIAVKKRKEV; encoded by the coding sequence ATGGGAGTCGCTGAAGTATTAACAATTGTCTTGGTAGTGTTAAAGCTTACAGGTGTTATTGCATGGTCTTGGTGGTTAGTGCTATTACCAGCAATCATATCCTTTAGTATTTACCTATTAATTTTTGTGGTAAAGATAATAACGGTCATAATTACTGCAATAGCAGTGAAAAAACGTAAAGAAGTGTAG
- a CDS encoding HAD-IA family hydrolase, whose protein sequence is MIKAVIFDLDGTLLDRDQSVRVFINQQYERLMPHLSHILKENFVQRFIELDDHGYVWKDKVYQQLIEEFTIELSQEALLEDYLQQFKHHCVPFKNLHSMLHNLKKQGLKQGMITNGYGQFQLDNIRALGIEDDFDVILISEWEGIKKPNAEIFHRALSKLEVSANESMYIGDHPFNDVEAAKKVGMVAIWKRNDGWQSVEADYIMDNLIEIQDILVVLQKTRHDD, encoded by the coding sequence TTGATTAAAGCGGTAATATTTGATTTAGATGGAACATTATTAGATCGTGATCAATCTGTTCGTGTATTCATTAACCAGCAGTATGAGCGATTAATGCCACATCTGTCACATATTTTAAAAGAGAACTTTGTTCAACGCTTTATTGAGCTGGACGATCATGGGTATGTTTGGAAAGATAAAGTCTACCAGCAATTAATCGAAGAATTTACTATTGAGCTTTCTCAGGAAGCGTTGTTAGAGGATTATTTACAACAATTTAAACATCATTGTGTTCCATTTAAAAACTTGCATAGCATGTTACACAATTTGAAAAAGCAAGGCTTAAAACAGGGTATGATAACGAATGGATATGGACAATTTCAACTAGATAATATACGAGCTTTAGGCATTGAAGATGATTTTGACGTGATTCTTATTTCTGAATGGGAAGGCATCAAAAAGCCAAATGCTGAAATATTTCATCGAGCACTATCCAAATTAGAGGTATCAGCTAACGAAAGTATGTACATAGGGGATCATCCTTTCAATGATGTGGAAGCTGCTAAAAAAGTAGGGATGGTGGCTATTTGGAAAAGAAATGATGGATGGCAAAGTGTTGAAGCGGATTACATCATGGATAATTTAATTGAAATTCAAGATATTTTAGTAGTTTTGCAAAAGACCAGGCATGATGATTAG
- a CDS encoding TIGR00730 family Rossman fold protein codes for MNSIAVFCGSSIGASEAYKEGAILLGKELAKRNITLIYGGASVGVMGTVADTVLREGGKVIGVIPTLLEEREISHKHLTELIVVNSMHERKSKMMELADGFIALPGGPGTLEEFFEVFTWNQIGLLQKPCGILNINHYYDLLIGLFDHMQNEQFLQAQYREALLVDKDVAALLDKCAAYVPPAVKTYQTTK; via the coding sequence ATGAATAGTATTGCAGTATTTTGCGGATCAAGCATCGGTGCTTCTGAGGCATATAAAGAAGGAGCTATTCTTCTAGGAAAAGAATTAGCAAAACGTAATATTACCTTAATTTATGGAGGAGCTAGTGTCGGTGTAATGGGAACAGTTGCAGACACAGTTCTTCGTGAAGGTGGCAAAGTGATTGGAGTTATCCCTACTTTGTTAGAGGAACGAGAAATTTCTCATAAGCATTTAACAGAGCTAATTGTCGTTAATTCAATGCATGAACGTAAAAGCAAAATGATGGAACTAGCTGACGGCTTTATCGCTTTACCGGGTGGACCTGGTACGTTAGAAGAATTTTTCGAAGTATTCACATGGAATCAAATCGGCCTTCTGCAAAAACCTTGTGGTATTTTAAATATCAATCATTATTACGATTTACTTATTGGATTATTTGACCATATGCAAAACGAACAATTTTTACAAGCCCAATATCGAGAAGCACTACTTGTAGATAAAGACGTTGCAGCGCTTTTGGATAAATGTGCAGCGTATGTTCCTCCTGCAGTTAAAACATATCAAACAACTAAATAA
- a CDS encoding MazG-like family protein, with protein sequence MELNEFQKFVKDYYDTRGWSDLSIFTRIGFLAEETGEVARAIRALEIGRDRPDEKIQSYEENKQELVEELGDVLGNIIVIANKYDISLEEIFTAHQEKLMERYKA encoded by the coding sequence ATGGAATTAAATGAGTTTCAAAAATTCGTGAAAGATTACTACGATACACGTGGATGGTCTGATTTAAGTATATTTACGCGCATAGGCTTTCTTGCTGAAGAAACAGGGGAAGTAGCAAGAGCTATACGAGCATTGGAAATTGGTAGGGATCGACCAGATGAAAAGATTCAATCCTATGAAGAAAATAAGCAAGAATTAGTAGAGGAGCTTGGAGATGTTTTAGGGAATATTATTGTGATAGCTAATAAATATGATATTTCACTCGAAGAAATTTTCACAGCTCATCAGGAAAAGCTAATGGAGCGTTATAAAGCATAG
- a CDS encoding GNAT family N-acetyltransferase produces MDYQVEILLENHDDFTTFLNTKIREYNDEHSAYHKESRQKGTILPLNLIVTDLQQQWIGGITAEVYWGWVEINKFWFCKEYRGKGIGGQLLAKAEETAKQMGATKALLTTYDFQARTFYEARGYQVVGEIKDYPPGSSYFTMVKHLV; encoded by the coding sequence ATGGATTATCAAGTAGAGATTTTGTTAGAAAATCACGATGACTTTACTACGTTTTTAAATACAAAGATTAGAGAGTACAACGATGAACATTCAGCGTATCATAAAGAAAGTAGACAAAAGGGTACTATTCTTCCGTTGAATTTAATCGTAACCGATCTTCAACAGCAATGGATTGGCGGTATTACTGCTGAGGTTTATTGGGGATGGGTGGAAATCAATAAGTTTTGGTTTTGTAAAGAATATCGTGGAAAAGGCATTGGTGGACAGCTACTAGCGAAGGCTGAAGAAACAGCTAAGCAAATGGGGGCAACAAAGGCACTATTAACTACATATGACTTTCAAGCACGCACGTTTTATGAAGCTCGAGGTTATCAGGTTGTTGGAGAAATAAAAGATTATCCTCCGGGAAGTAGCTATTTCACAATGGTAAAACATCTAGTTTAA
- a CDS encoding NUDIX domain-containing protein, translating to MHIRNSIKALIIEEDKILLTKNKYTEDYFYLCPGGGQEHGETFHAALIRECIEEIGCSVDIGELLFIREYIGKNHEHASFDFNAHQVEFYFVCQLARGKETNFQPTNPDSHQIGLEWVSIEDLSSYQLYPKELIKYIQQYNNSQVTPIYLGDIN from the coding sequence ATGCATATTAGAAATTCCATTAAGGCTTTAATAATAGAAGAAGATAAAATTTTACTGACAAAAAATAAATACACCGAAGACTACTTTTATCTTTGTCCTGGAGGTGGGCAAGAGCATGGAGAAACTTTTCACGCTGCTTTGATAAGAGAATGTATCGAAGAGATTGGCTGTTCGGTTGATATCGGAGAGCTACTTTTTATTCGTGAATATATTGGAAAAAACCATGAGCATGCTTCTTTCGATTTCAATGCTCATCAAGTAGAGTTTTATTTTGTTTGTCAGTTAGCACGAGGAAAAGAAACGAACTTTCAACCAACAAATCCTGATAGTCATCAAATCGGATTAGAATGGGTATCGATTGAAGACTTATCAAGCTATCAACTTTACCCGAAAGAATTAATAAAGTATATTCAGCAGTATAATAACAGTCAAGTAACTCCCATCTATTTAGGAGATATAAATTAA
- a CDS encoding multidrug effflux MFS transporter, with protein MKKYTAPSLLLMIVLVAFPQISETIYSPSLPDISDALNASNSSVQLTLSIYFIGFAIGVFCWGWISDLSGRRPAMLAGLIFYGIGSFMCFYAETITFLLVSRFIQAFGAATGSIITQTILRESVSGSKRNAMFAQISAVIAFTPAVGPLIGGWVDQALGFRAVFFVLVAMSILLFIYTYFRLPETTDKSTRRRIAIFPVVKRIISSPRVLVFGLLIGGINGVLFSYYAEAPFIFIDHFKLSPGLYGFLGIIVALASIIGAMISKRLVNNYQPEKVIHLGIFVMTVGALLLLIVSTLPLPNIVSIIGILVTMFITLLGSGIALPNCLSLALVNFQDVIGTAGAIFSLGYYLLVSLITSGMSFLHNGSLITMPLYFFILTIIMLIFGRKFIV; from the coding sequence TTGAAAAAATATACAGCACCATCTTTACTTTTAATGATTGTTCTTGTAGCTTTTCCACAGATTAGCGAGACAATCTATTCACCATCTCTACCTGATATTTCAGATGCCTTGAATGCTTCAAATAGCTCTGTACAGTTAACCTTAAGTATTTATTTTATAGGGTTTGCTATTGGTGTCTTTTGTTGGGGATGGATTTCTGATTTAAGCGGACGAAGACCAGCAATGTTGGCCGGTTTAATTTTTTATGGTATTGGCAGTTTCATGTGTTTTTACGCGGAAACGATTACATTTCTATTAGTTAGTAGATTTATACAAGCTTTTGGAGCTGCGACAGGCTCTATTATCACACAAACCATTTTGCGAGAAAGTGTATCTGGCAGTAAAAGAAATGCGATGTTTGCTCAAATTTCTGCAGTCATTGCCTTTACTCCTGCAGTGGGACCGCTTATTGGTGGCTGGGTCGATCAAGCACTTGGTTTTAGAGCTGTTTTCTTTGTGCTCGTTGCGATGAGTATTTTGTTGTTTATTTATACTTATTTTAGACTTCCTGAAACAACAGATAAATCAACGAGAAGAAGAATCGCTATTTTCCCAGTAGTGAAACGCATTATTTCATCTCCAAGAGTTCTTGTTTTTGGATTGCTGATTGGAGGGATAAATGGTGTATTATTCAGTTACTATGCTGAAGCACCTTTTATCTTTATTGACCACTTCAAATTATCGCCAGGACTTTATGGATTTCTCGGCATCATTGTAGCACTTGCATCTATTATCGGTGCTATGATTTCCAAAAGATTAGTAAACAATTATCAGCCAGAAAAAGTAATTCATCTTGGCATTTTTGTCATGACGGTCGGTGCTCTATTACTACTAATCGTTAGTACTTTACCACTCCCTAATATCGTCTCAATAATAGGCATTTTAGTGACTATGTTTATTACGTTATTAGGATCAGGAATTGCACTACCAAACTGTTTAAGCCTTGCACTTGTCAATTTTCAAGATGTTATAGGAACAGCTGGCGCGATTTTCAGCTTAGGCTATTATTTACTCGTTAGCCTTATAACGTCTGGGATGAGTTTCCTGCATAATGGTTCGTTGATAACTATGCCACTATATTTCTTCATCTTAACGATTATTATGTTGATATTCGGAAGAAAGTTTATTGTTTAA
- a CDS encoding GNAT family N-acetyltransferase: MTTYKQLKLVLFDAKDIPGLIALSDSVGWDYDELEIRTVMLSGKIFGHRNAEGKIVSSAAIIAYDSNLVSIGMVIVHENYRGFGLGKLATQKCIDSVSEHTAIMLVATKEGEPLYKKMGFTTVDYVHKYIADNYSGEKNFVSHEWSVEDFQEVDFAAIVRLDEVAFGEKRSNFLRNRIKQSKRCIVVKDHQANIIGFGMSIAGPINLILGPIVAPDAQTATDIFDTLTKDHNGKLRIDVPSGHAEFTKFLEQSGFTEANTPPVMILRAEKMPARNNTLFAIAAQIFG; encoded by the coding sequence ATGACTACATATAAGCAATTAAAGTTAGTGTTATTCGATGCAAAAGATATTCCAGGATTAATTGCTCTATCTGACTCTGTCGGGTGGGATTACGATGAACTAGAAATTAGAACGGTTATGTTGTCGGGTAAAATATTTGGTCACAGAAATGCTGAGGGGAAAATCGTTTCAAGTGCTGCTATTATTGCTTATGATAGTAATTTAGTTTCAATTGGTATGGTCATTGTGCATGAAAATTATAGAGGTTTCGGTCTAGGGAAATTAGCTACTCAAAAATGTATTGACAGTGTTTCAGAGCATACAGCAATTATGCTCGTTGCAACGAAAGAGGGCGAACCGTTGTATAAGAAAATGGGCTTTACCACTGTAGATTATGTTCATAAATATATTGCAGATAATTATAGCGGGGAAAAAAACTTTGTTTCTCACGAGTGGTCAGTAGAAGATTTTCAAGAGGTGGACTTTGCTGCCATTGTTCGTCTGGATGAAGTAGCCTTTGGTGAAAAAAGAAGCAATTTTCTAAGGAACAGGATAAAACAATCTAAGCGTTGTATTGTTGTGAAAGATCATCAGGCAAATATTATAGGCTTTGGCATGTCTATTGCAGGACCTATCAATCTAATTTTAGGTCCAATTGTAGCTCCAGATGCACAAACGGCTACCGATATATTTGATACTTTAACTAAAGATCATAACGGGAAATTAAGAATTGATGTACCATCTGGTCATGCTGAATTTACAAAATTTTTAGAGCAAAGTGGCTTTACAGAGGCAAATACACCTCCAGTTATGATCCTTCGTGCTGAAAAAATGCCAGCAAGAAATAATACACTATTCGCCATTGCCGCTCAAATTTTTGGATAA
- a CDS encoding GNAT family N-acetyltransferase: MFPNLETERLILRELTQDDAESVFKCFSNEEVTRYYGQEPFVELQQAEKLVKYFSKSFAEKRGIRWGIERKETKDIIGTIGFNVWSPIHKRAEIGYEIHPDYWRKGYTFEAVTEIVSYGFEQMGLTRIGAVVFIENEASNKLLTKIGFQQEGILRDYMYQNGQAHDTFVYSILQRDQKETFRDKKPINL; the protein is encoded by the coding sequence ATGTTTCCTAATTTAGAGACAGAAAGACTTATTTTAAGAGAGCTAACACAGGATGATGCAGAGAGCGTTTTTAAGTGTTTTTCTAATGAAGAAGTCACTCGCTATTATGGACAAGAGCCATTCGTAGAACTACAGCAAGCAGAAAAACTAGTGAAATACTTTTCAAAGAGCTTTGCTGAAAAAAGAGGAATAAGATGGGGAATTGAAAGAAAAGAAACGAAGGATATTATCGGGACAATTGGTTTTAACGTTTGGTCACCGATCCATAAACGAGCAGAAATCGGTTATGAAATACATCCTGATTATTGGAGAAAAGGATATACTTTTGAAGCGGTTACCGAAATAGTATCTTATGGCTTTGAACAAATGGGGCTGACTCGTATAGGGGCTGTTGTCTTTATAGAAAATGAAGCCTCAAATAAATTACTAACTAAAATTGGATTTCAACAGGAAGGGATTTTGAGAGATTATATGTATCAAAATGGCCAAGCGCACGATACTTTTGTCTATTCAATTTTACAAAGAGATCAGAAAGAGACTTTCCGCGATAAAAAGCCTATTAATCTATAA
- a CDS encoding helix-turn-helix transcriptional regulator has protein sequence MENRVRDLRKQHNLTQQELADRVSVSSRTIISLENQKYNPSVLLAYKIASIFNQSIEEVFIFDENDK, from the coding sequence ATGGAGAATAGAGTACGTGATTTAAGAAAACAGCATAATTTAACTCAACAAGAATTGGCTGATCGTGTAAGCGTATCTTCAAGGACGATTATTTCACTTGAGAATCAGAAGTATAATCCTTCTGTATTACTTGCCTATAAAATTGCATCGATTTTTAATCAATCGATAGAAGAAGTGTTTATTTTTGATGAAAATGACAAATAA
- a CDS encoding class I SAM-dependent methyltransferase gives MGIDFHNKGNQTSYTTRHADRSWVELMKELVPVMNISKAADIGCGGGIYSKALADMGVLTVIGVDFSEAMLVGAKENCKDYHNVTFKQGNALDTGLDDDSFQLVLERALIHHIQDLKTCFQEAYRILEDKGVYIIQDRTPEDCLLKGDDSHIRGFFFEQFPKLMEQEINRRYNSELVVAMLKEIGFSEIKEVKLWEIRNVYEQKEQLFQDLRERTGRSILHEINDEELHALVNYLDKSISKESNIVEKDRWTIWKAVKIR, from the coding sequence ATGGGCATTGATTTTCATAACAAGGGCAATCAAACTTCTTACACAACTCGACATGCTGACCGCTCATGGGTGGAATTAATGAAAGAACTTGTCCCGGTCATGAATATTTCTAAGGCCGCTGATATTGGCTGTGGTGGGGGGATTTATTCAAAAGCATTAGCCGATATGGGGGTCCTTACTGTGATCGGCGTGGATTTTTCGGAGGCTATGCTTGTAGGGGCAAAAGAAAATTGTAAAGACTATCATAACGTAACGTTTAAGCAAGGGAATGCATTGGATACAGGCTTAGACGATGACAGCTTTCAATTAGTACTGGAACGAGCTTTAATACACCATATCCAAGATTTAAAAACTTGTTTTCAAGAGGCATATAGAATATTGGAGGATAAAGGGGTTTACATTATACAAGACCGAACACCAGAAGACTGTCTTTTAAAAGGTGATGATTCCCACATTAGAGGCTTTTTCTTTGAACAATTTCCTAAATTAATGGAACAAGAAATTAATCGCAGATATAATAGTGAGTTAGTGGTTGCAATGCTAAAGGAAATTGGATTTAGCGAGATTAAAGAGGTAAAGTTATGGGAAATAAGAAATGTCTATGAACAGAAGGAGCAATTATTCCAAGATTTACGAGAAAGAACAGGAAGAAGCATTTTACATGAAATAAACGATGAAGAATTACATGCATTGGTGAATTATTTAGATAAATCAATTTCAAAAGAAAGCAATATTGTTGAAAAAGACAGATGGACAATTTGGAAAGCAGTGAAAATTAGATAG
- a CDS encoding FtsX-like permease family protein has product MKVLFKIALNSLAVRKNRTIFAIIGISMGIVLLVSSQILITSVEESHSDSIREQYGDYDLVVGYQNSNQFLSTQDIEQIKNINHIMDTSPFLYPYLSKEVEMQLSDYPSYVGFKDEKLAYEYPLIKIAEGNFPKEKEVLIPASFAKSKQLEVGSYIEWPFPPNRTQKIKISGILDTDQRLNHVAVFQYNWLQGITNNNNNTTALLIKLDSPTNKDDVVKAIKEKFPDTFIDKRKELDKEHENIGGLKPIIQGLSIAVFIASGLIVISTLQMSIQEKQHELATLRLVAIDRKQIFLLILIEGCIIGVFSLLLGLMAGIISSMLLLELVGHLMGLAATDVTLSLPWINIILGITAAFLILIISSCVPAYQATKLSPLVAYHQSTSVHQAPTKKRAIISSILSLSTISLFLANYLYFEEKILYVMIALLLFCSLFISIPLIFIISTSFYNCLPKQLYSPEWMLASRNTLRQMRRNSQIASILIVGIHVLIIGNIILNSLKEGEETFLKEQYPFDLSIISLNPTEENGFSPKLFSQLQQIKELENIYFTNLVLLSTLNLPIHASGGNPELLVNEEKQAMLGIQGISFPIINEQGTVKVVDGTINEEDLGQNGVILNEKTSKQLGYQIGDEIEIGQFDDVISGKKYEAKTFILKGIIKDEKLDYTLLTTADIMSQQFGINSLYKIQININNPEKSSEIKANINKLLNDSAYSTTILYDQKQELDKIEKQSKQRLLILSVTVFLIIIMAGIGLMNNTASSIRERISELAMLRALGSSKGQLMRILLLEGSFITSLVGIISTLTATLIGCMFILALGSPVTSIPIKLIISLIVASPLLGLLSVFTPALWITRQNITQMLTK; this is encoded by the coding sequence ATGAAGGTACTATTTAAAATAGCTCTTAACTCTTTAGCGGTACGTAAAAACCGGACTATCTTTGCAATTATTGGTATCTCTATGGGCATAGTTCTGTTAGTCTCTTCTCAAATTTTAATTACTAGCGTTGAGGAATCTCATAGCGATTCTATACGTGAACAGTACGGTGATTATGACTTAGTTGTAGGTTATCAAAATTCTAACCAGTTCCTGTCAACTCAAGATATTGAACAGATAAAGAACATTAACCATATTATGGACACCTCCCCATTTCTGTATCCCTACTTAAGTAAAGAAGTAGAGATGCAACTATCTGATTATCCAAGTTATGTAGGATTTAAAGATGAAAAGTTAGCTTACGAATATCCCCTCATTAAAATAGCCGAAGGGAACTTTCCGAAAGAAAAAGAAGTGCTAATTCCAGCATCTTTCGCAAAAAGTAAGCAGTTAGAAGTGGGGTCATATATCGAATGGCCGTTCCCACCAAACAGAACTCAGAAAATTAAGATTTCAGGAATTCTAGATACAGATCAGCGTCTAAACCATGTCGCCGTCTTTCAGTATAATTGGTTACAAGGTATTACAAATAACAATAATAATACTACCGCTTTACTAATTAAATTAGACAGTCCTACTAACAAAGATGATGTAGTAAAGGCGATAAAAGAAAAATTTCCAGATACTTTTATCGATAAACGCAAAGAACTTGATAAAGAACATGAAAATATCGGAGGATTAAAACCGATTATTCAAGGGCTTAGTATCGCTGTATTCATTGCAAGTGGACTAATTGTCATTAGCACTCTTCAAATGTCTATTCAAGAAAAACAACACGAGCTAGCAACGCTACGTCTAGTAGCTATTGATCGTAAACAAATCTTTCTACTTATATTAATAGAAGGATGTATAATTGGAGTATTTTCACTTCTATTAGGATTGATGGCGGGGATTATATCCTCCATGCTATTACTTGAATTAGTTGGTCATCTAATGGGATTAGCTGCTACAGACGTAACACTATCGTTACCTTGGATAAATATTATTTTAGGGATTACAGCTGCTTTCCTTATTCTAATTATTTCTTCTTGCGTACCTGCATATCAAGCTACTAAGTTATCTCCATTAGTTGCCTATCATCAATCAACGTCTGTCCATCAAGCTCCAACAAAGAAACGAGCTATAATTTCATCCATCTTAAGCTTGAGTACTATTAGTTTATTCTTGGCCAATTACTTATACTTTGAAGAAAAAATACTCTATGTAATGATCGCACTATTATTATTCTGTAGTTTGTTTATCAGCATTCCTCTCATCTTTATTATTTCAACTTCTTTCTATAATTGTTTACCTAAACAATTATATTCGCCAGAATGGATGCTTGCTTCTCGTAATACACTGCGTCAAATGAGAAGAAATAGTCAAATTGCTAGTATTTTAATAGTGGGCATACACGTATTAATCATTGGAAATATTATACTTAATTCATTAAAGGAAGGAGAAGAAACCTTTCTAAAAGAACAATATCCATTTGATTTAAGTATTATTTCTCTTAATCCAACTGAAGAAAATGGTTTTTCACCAAAACTTTTTTCACAATTACAGCAGATAAAAGAATTAGAGAATATATACTTTACTAATTTAGTGCTATTATCCACACTGAATTTACCTATCCATGCGTCAGGAGGTAATCCTGAATTACTTGTTAATGAAGAAAAACAAGCTATGCTGGGCATTCAAGGAATTAGTTTTCCAATAATAAATGAGCAAGGGACAGTAAAAGTTGTTGATGGAACTATTAATGAAGAAGATTTAGGACAAAACGGAGTTATTTTAAATGAAAAAACTAGTAAACAATTAGGATATCAGATTGGCGATGAAATAGAGATAGGTCAATTTGATGATGTAATAAGTGGTAAAAAATATGAAGCAAAGACTTTTATTTTAAAAGGTATTATCAAAGATGAAAAACTTGATTATACACTACTGACAACTGCCGATATTATGTCACAACAATTCGGTATAAACTCTCTCTATAAAATTCAAATTAATATAAATAATCCGGAGAAAAGTTCAGAAATTAAAGCTAACATAAATAAACTTCTAAATGATTCTGCCTATTCTACTACTATCTTATACGATCAAAAACAAGAATTAGATAAAATCGAAAAACAATCCAAACAACGCTTATTGATTTTATCTGTTACAGTTTTCTTGATTATTATAATGGCAGGTATAGGATTAATGAATAATACTGCTAGTAGTATCCGAGAAAGAATATCAGAATTGGCAATGCTTCGCGCACTAGGAAGCTCTAAAGGCCAATTGATGCGGATCTTATTATTAGAAGGTTCTTTCATTACTAGTCTTGTTGGCATTATTTCTACCCTTACCGCCACGCTTATAGGTTGTATGTTTATATTAGCTTTAGGATCTCCAGTTACTAGTATTCCGATTAAGTTAATTATAAGTCTAATAGTAGCTAGCCCACTGCTCGGTCTATTATCTGTATTTACGCCTGCTCTATGGATAACTAGACAAAACATTACACAAATGTTAACAAAGTAA
- a CDS encoding ABC transporter ATP-binding protein, translating into MEILNVKNITKVYGQEQNKTFALNNINLTVQKGEFISIMGTSGSGKSTLLNVISGLDVPSSGEVYIKGKQLSSLSDKELTNFRRHHIGFIFQFFNLIPVLSTLENVTLPAILAGKNPEIVEKKAQDLLKLVGIGHLSHSKPSEMSGGQQQRVSIARALLNEPEFILADEPTGSLDSKTSKEILCILKNFCEHMNHTLIMVTHDAHVASYAHRVLFMHDGKIVDELSLSTCEHDRQKNIFDIISRIEGLKQ; encoded by the coding sequence ATGGAAATATTAAATGTAAAAAATATAACTAAGGTATATGGTCAGGAACAAAATAAAACGTTTGCATTAAACAATATCAATTTAACAGTACAGAAAGGCGAGTTTATTTCTATAATGGGAACGAGTGGATCTGGTAAGTCAACCTTATTGAATGTAATTTCAGGGCTAGATGTTCCTTCTAGTGGCGAAGTTTATATAAAAGGAAAACAGCTTAGTTCTTTATCGGATAAAGAACTGACAAATTTCAGAAGACATCATATCGGATTTATTTTTCAATTTTTTAATTTAATTCCTGTTTTATCGACTTTAGAAAATGTAACATTGCCAGCAATTTTAGCAGGGAAAAACCCTGAGATTGTAGAAAAAAAAGCCCAAGATTTATTGAAGCTTGTTGGTATCGGTCATCTATCTCATTCAAAACCAAGTGAAATGTCTGGAGGGCAACAACAACGTGTATCTATTGCGAGGGCATTATTGAATGAACCAGAATTTATTTTAGCTGACGAACCAACCGGAAGCCTTGATTCGAAAACATCGAAAGAGATTCTTTGTATCTTGAAAAATTTTTGTGAGCATATGAACCATACATTAATTATGGTTACACATGATGCACATGTTGCTTCTTATGCACATCGTGTACTATTTATGCATGATGGTAAAATTGTAGATGAACTATCTTTAAGTACTTGTGAACATGACAGGCAAAAAAATATTTTTGATATTATTTCGCGAATAGAGGGCTTAAAACAATGA